A region of Mycolicibacterium brumae DNA encodes the following proteins:
- a CDS encoding aldehyde dehydrogenase family protein, with protein MTANATDLVGTEGGIPALVDRLRSTYASGRTRPIEWRRTQLRALSRMLSENEERINAALEADLGRGPFEAWLADIITTINEADDAAKHVGKWSKRRYRMLEKAQLPGRGWIEYEPYGAVLVIGAWNFPFALTLGPAVGAIAAGNVVVLKPSEVAPASSALMAELVARYLDSDAIVVVEGDGETTQELIAQGFDKLCFTGGTEIGRKVYQAAAAHLTPCTLELGGKSPVILAADADVEVAAKRIAWIKLLNSGQICIAPDYVLADASIKDQFVDCLRAALTEFQAGDTGGKRIVNERHFARLSGALSATRGTVAVGGGGNAEKLEIEPTVVVDPSTDEPLMTDEIFGPILPVLSVGSLDEAIDFVNGRDKPLAAYLFTKDKATRERVISEVTAGGMVVNHLIFHFATAKLPFGGVGPSGMGGYHGRFGFEEFSHRKSVMTKTTRPDLTKPIYPPYTDFAWKLARKLF; from the coding sequence ATGACCGCGAACGCCACCGATCTCGTCGGCACCGAAGGCGGAATCCCCGCCCTCGTCGACCGCCTGCGCAGCACCTACGCCTCCGGGCGCACCCGGCCCATCGAGTGGCGGCGCACCCAATTGCGGGCGCTGTCGCGGATGCTGAGCGAGAACGAGGAGCGGATCAACGCCGCGTTGGAGGCCGACCTGGGCCGCGGCCCGTTCGAGGCCTGGCTGGCCGACATCATCACCACCATCAACGAGGCCGACGACGCCGCCAAGCACGTCGGCAAATGGTCCAAGCGGCGCTACCGGATGCTGGAGAAGGCGCAACTGCCCGGTCGGGGCTGGATCGAGTACGAGCCGTACGGCGCGGTGCTGGTCATCGGCGCGTGGAACTTCCCGTTCGCGCTGACCCTCGGCCCGGCCGTCGGCGCGATCGCCGCCGGCAACGTGGTGGTGCTCAAACCCTCGGAGGTCGCCCCGGCGTCCTCGGCGCTGATGGCCGAACTGGTCGCGCGCTACCTCGACAGCGACGCCATTGTCGTCGTCGAAGGAGACGGTGAGACCACGCAGGAACTGATCGCTCAGGGCTTCGACAAGCTGTGCTTCACCGGCGGCACCGAAATCGGCCGCAAGGTGTACCAGGCCGCCGCCGCGCACCTGACGCCCTGCACGCTGGAACTGGGCGGCAAGAGCCCGGTGATCCTGGCGGCCGACGCCGACGTCGAGGTCGCCGCCAAGCGGATCGCCTGGATCAAACTGCTCAACTCCGGCCAGATCTGCATCGCGCCGGACTACGTGCTGGCCGACGCCTCGATCAAGGACCAGTTCGTCGACTGCCTCCGCGCGGCGCTCACCGAGTTCCAGGCGGGCGACACCGGCGGCAAACGGATCGTCAACGAGCGGCACTTCGCGCGGCTGTCCGGCGCGCTGTCGGCCACCCGCGGCACGGTCGCCGTCGGCGGTGGCGGCAACGCCGAGAAGCTGGAGATCGAACCGACCGTCGTCGTTGACCCGTCGACCGACGAACCGCTGATGACCGACGAGATCTTCGGCCCGATCCTGCCGGTGCTGTCGGTCGGCTCGCTGGACGAGGCGATCGACTTCGTCAACGGCCGCGACAAGCCGCTGGCGGCGTACCTGTTCACCAAGGACAAGGCCACCCGGGAGCGGGTGATCTCCGAGGTGACCGCGGGCGGCATGGTGGTCAACCATCTGATCTTCCACTTCGCCACCGCGAAGTTGCCGTTCGGCGGCGTCGGCCCGTCCGGGATGGGCGGCTATCACGGCCGGTTCGGGTTCGAGGAGTTCAGCCACCGCAAGTCGGTGATGACCAAGACCACCCGCCCGGACCTGACCAAGCCGATCTACCCGCCCTACACCGACTTCGCGTGGAAGCTCGCGCGCAAACTGTTCTGA
- a CDS encoding HPr family phosphocarrier protein, translating into MPSKNVIVGSAVGLHARPAALIAEAVSNSGAEVTLAYDGSEPIDAGSALMIMTLGAGNGAEVTVATDDPAVLEQIAELVAKDLDAE; encoded by the coding sequence ATGCCCAGCAAGAACGTCATCGTCGGATCCGCCGTCGGTCTGCACGCCCGCCCCGCGGCGCTGATCGCCGAGGCCGTCAGCAACTCCGGCGCCGAGGTGACGCTGGCCTACGACGGCAGCGAACCGATCGACGCCGGCTCGGCCCTGATGATCATGACTCTGGGCGCCGGCAACGGCGCCGAGGTGACCGTCGCCACCGACGACCCGGCGGTGCTGGAGCAGATCGCCGAGCTGGTCGCCAAGGACCTCGACGCGGAGTAG
- a CDS encoding SDR family oxidoreductase, which yields MPGVQDRVVIVTGAGGGLGREYALTLAREGAAVVVNDLGGARDGSGAGHNMADEVVAEIRAAGGRAVANYDSVAEAAGAANMVKTAIDEFGAVHGVVSNAGILRDGTFHKMTDENFDAVLKVHLYGGYNVIRAAWPHFREQSFGRVVVATSTSGLFGNFGQANYGAAKAGLVGLINTLALEGAKYNIKANAVAPLAATRMTEDILPPEVFKKLTPEFVAPVVGYLCTEEVPDSASVFIVGGGKVQRTALFQNEGVTFDNPPTVADVAARWTEIDDLSEAKQASFSL from the coding sequence ATGCCCGGAGTGCAGGATCGCGTAGTCATCGTCACCGGCGCGGGAGGTGGTCTGGGCCGCGAGTACGCGCTGACCCTGGCCCGCGAAGGCGCGGCCGTGGTGGTCAACGACCTCGGTGGCGCCCGTGATGGCAGCGGCGCCGGACACAATATGGCCGACGAGGTGGTCGCCGAGATCCGCGCCGCCGGCGGACGCGCGGTGGCCAACTACGACAGCGTCGCCGAAGCCGCCGGCGCCGCCAACATGGTCAAGACCGCGATCGACGAGTTCGGCGCCGTGCACGGTGTGGTCAGCAATGCCGGCATCCTGCGTGACGGCACCTTCCACAAGATGACCGACGAGAACTTCGACGCCGTGCTCAAGGTGCACCTGTACGGCGGCTACAACGTGATCCGGGCGGCCTGGCCGCACTTCCGCGAGCAGAGCTTCGGCCGCGTCGTGGTGGCCACCTCCACCAGCGGGCTGTTCGGCAACTTCGGCCAGGCGAACTACGGCGCGGCCAAGGCCGGCCTGGTCGGGCTGATCAACACCCTGGCGCTGGAAGGCGCCAAGTACAACATCAAGGCCAACGCCGTCGCGCCGCTGGCCGCCACCCGGATGACCGAGGACATTCTGCCGCCGGAGGTGTTCAAGAAGCTGACGCCGGAGTTCGTCGCGCCGGTGGTCGGCTACCTGTGCACCGAGGAGGTGCCCGATTCCGCGTCGGTGTTCATCGTCGGCGGCGGGAAGGTGCAGCGCACCGCGCTGTTCCAGAACGAGGGCGTCACCTTCGACAACCCGCCGACTGTCGCCGACGTCGCGGCGCGCTGGACGGAGATCGACGACCTCTCCGAGGCCAAGCAGGCGTCCTTCAGCCTCTGA
- a CDS encoding DeoR/GlpR family DNA-binding transcription regulator, which yields MYPEERQQAIATRVLSRGRASVTELAEVYAVTTETVRRDLAVLDRAGVLRRVHGGAVPAGALRLVEPGVAERESTRTEAKSAIGAAAADFFPPEGGTVLLDAGTTTAQVAAHLPAGRRLSVVTNSIPIAARLNGSPELTVHLLGGRVRALTQAAVGDAALRMLDNLRVDVAFMGANGITLDHGLSTPDADEAAVKRAMVHAANYVVAVADSSKLGQESFVGFAPVAEIDTLITDPGISDAQTRALTAAGVEVVLA from the coding sequence GTGTATCCGGAAGAACGTCAGCAGGCGATCGCCACGCGGGTGCTGTCCCGCGGCCGAGCCTCGGTGACCGAACTCGCCGAGGTGTACGCCGTCACCACCGAGACGGTGCGCCGCGATCTGGCGGTCCTGGACCGCGCCGGCGTGCTGCGCCGGGTGCACGGCGGGGCCGTCCCGGCCGGCGCGCTGCGGTTGGTGGAACCGGGCGTGGCCGAACGCGAGAGCACCCGCACCGAGGCCAAGTCCGCGATCGGCGCGGCGGCCGCCGACTTCTTCCCGCCCGAGGGCGGCACCGTCCTGCTCGACGCCGGCACCACCACCGCGCAGGTCGCCGCGCACCTGCCCGCCGGCCGCCGGCTGTCGGTGGTCACCAACAGCATTCCGATCGCGGCCCGGCTCAACGGCTCCCCCGAACTGACCGTCCACCTGCTCGGCGGCCGGGTCCGGGCGCTCACCCAGGCCGCGGTCGGCGACGCCGCGTTGCGCATGCTGGACAACCTGCGCGTCGACGTCGCCTTCATGGGCGCCAACGGCATCACCCTCGACCACGGCCTGTCCACCCCGGACGCCGACGAGGCGGCCGTCAAGCGCGCCATGGTGCACGCCGCCAATTACGTGGTGGCCGTGGCGGACTCGTCCAAACTCGGCCAGGAGTCCTTCGTCGGGTTCGCGCCCGTCGCCGAGATCGACACGCTGATCACCGATCCCGGGATCAGCGACGCGCAGACCCGGGCGCTGACCGCGGCCGGAGTTGAGGTGGTCCTCGCATGA
- a CDS encoding FUSC family protein: MRAPRPIRRLRAELSERDPEYDAQRRAARVALVIPLAAALGFTFGEGQTPMFAIFGTIAQLIMVDFPGNRARRAVSYLGLGAAGAVMIVLGTLVSPIPWLAVATMFVVASAVTFAGVLSSSIAAARRAALMPFVLPACTPPGPLDDRLLGWAIAVAVCVPAALFLFPPRQHNQLRQDCARVCAALADRLEGHGSAKAVNTAMNALYARYLAGEYRPVGLTAGSRALVRVVDDLGWLADRVDDATAATLGSMAAPAVRVLRASQQLLSGPQSARDPSRVGPRLELADATDGMREVSRGRYRDDIAAILRAPDDHTAVVVGRRLLQRRSVGAQIGVTGRLISWADAADSRPVLARVLGRGLAPAGAAGRVLSETEAVTGLPSGYLSGRSVVVRNSLRTGLGLALAVAVTHLFPVEHGFWVVLAAMSVLRGTALSTGTKVLHAVIGTTLGFAIGAVAIEFLGVNPLTMWLALPVVAFLAAIVPKLWSYTAGQAAFTMMVLIVFNLIQPTGWQVGLLRIEDILVGGLVGAAVSLLLWPRGSGNAVGRAIVACLDIGAHYLRAAVGRITDNTPADTVAALGYQSLAAGRTLDDGIRQYLSENSDPEARTSLIRETNRAVKLRSAADLIADIPEPPTPGAYPNTRAVLDAYANCICDRMLGYNTGIDLAERFVIALRAESADTRRPISDALPLVTVAANLGELGEI; the protein is encoded by the coding sequence ATGCGAGCGCCGCGCCCGATCCGCCGGCTCCGGGCCGAGCTCAGCGAGCGCGACCCCGAGTACGACGCGCAGCGCCGCGCCGCCCGTGTCGCGCTGGTGATTCCGCTGGCCGCCGCCCTGGGTTTCACGTTCGGCGAGGGCCAGACGCCGATGTTCGCCATCTTCGGGACCATCGCCCAGCTGATCATGGTCGACTTCCCCGGCAACCGCGCCCGGCGCGCCGTCTCCTACCTCGGGCTGGGCGCCGCCGGCGCCGTGATGATCGTGTTGGGCACGCTGGTCTCGCCGATTCCCTGGCTGGCGGTCGCGACGATGTTCGTCGTCGCCTCCGCGGTCACTTTCGCCGGGGTGCTGAGCTCCTCGATCGCGGCGGCGCGCCGCGCCGCCCTGATGCCGTTCGTGCTGCCGGCGTGCACCCCACCCGGGCCGCTGGACGACCGGTTGCTCGGCTGGGCGATCGCCGTCGCGGTCTGCGTGCCGGCGGCGCTGTTCCTGTTCCCCCCGCGGCAACACAATCAGCTGCGTCAGGACTGCGCCCGGGTGTGCGCCGCACTGGCCGACCGCCTGGAGGGCCACGGCAGCGCCAAGGCGGTGAACACCGCGATGAACGCGCTGTATGCGCGCTACCTGGCCGGCGAGTACCGGCCCGTAGGGCTGACCGCGGGCAGCCGTGCGCTGGTCCGGGTCGTCGACGACCTGGGCTGGCTCGCCGACCGCGTCGACGACGCCACCGCGGCCACGCTCGGATCGATGGCCGCCCCGGCGGTGCGGGTGCTGCGGGCCTCCCAGCAATTGCTCTCCGGTCCGCAGTCGGCGCGCGATCCGTCCCGGGTGGGACCGCGACTGGAGCTGGCCGACGCGACCGACGGGATGCGGGAGGTCTCCCGCGGCCGCTACCGCGACGACATCGCGGCGATCCTGCGGGCCCCGGACGACCACACCGCCGTCGTGGTCGGCCGCCGGCTGCTGCAACGCCGCAGCGTCGGCGCGCAGATCGGCGTCACCGGCCGGCTGATCTCCTGGGCCGACGCCGCCGACAGCCGTCCGGTGCTGGCGCGGGTGCTCGGCCGCGGCCTGGCCCCGGCCGGAGCAGCCGGGCGGGTGCTGTCGGAGACCGAGGCGGTCACCGGCCTGCCGTCGGGGTATCTCAGCGGCCGATCGGTGGTGGTCCGCAACAGCCTGCGCACCGGGCTCGGTCTGGCCCTGGCCGTCGCGGTCACCCACCTGTTCCCGGTGGAGCACGGCTTCTGGGTGGTGCTCGCCGCGATGTCGGTGCTGCGCGGCACCGCGCTGTCGACCGGGACGAAGGTGCTGCACGCCGTGATCGGCACGACGCTGGGGTTCGCGATCGGCGCGGTGGCCATCGAGTTCCTCGGGGTGAACCCGCTGACCATGTGGCTGGCGTTGCCGGTGGTGGCGTTCCTGGCCGCCATCGTGCCCAAGCTGTGGTCCTACACCGCCGGGCAGGCGGCGTTCACCATGATGGTGTTGATCGTGTTCAACCTGATCCAACCGACCGGCTGGCAGGTCGGGCTGCTGCGCATCGAGGACATTCTGGTCGGCGGACTGGTCGGCGCCGCGGTCTCGCTGCTGCTGTGGCCGCGGGGTTCGGGCAACGCGGTCGGTCGGGCGATCGTCGCCTGCCTGGATATCGGCGCGCACTATCTGCGCGCCGCGGTCGGCCGCATCACCGACAACACCCCGGCCGACACCGTCGCCGCGCTCGGCTACCAGTCGCTGGCAGCCGGCCGGACCCTGGACGACGGGATCCGCCAGTACCTGTCGGAGAACAGCGACCCGGAGGCCCGCACGTCGCTGATCCGGGAGACCAACCGCGCGGTCAAACTGCGCTCGGCGGCCGATCTGATCGCCGACATCCCCGAGCCACCGACCCCGGGCGCCTACCCGAACACCCGGGCGGTGCTCGACGCCTATGCCAATTGCATCTGCGACCGGATGCTCGGCTACAACACCGGCATCGACCTCGCCGAGCGGTTCGTGATCGCGCTGCGCGCCGAATCCGCCGACACCCGGCGGCCGATCTCCGACGCGCTCCCGCTGGTGACCGTCGCGGCGAACCTCGGCGAACTGGGCGAGATCTGA
- a CDS encoding TetR/AcrR family transcriptional regulator, translated as MASVASREAYFETGLEVLADSGFGGLKLAVVCSRLGVTTGSFYHYFPSWGHYTRELIEHWRQATHRRVEGLRAITDPRARIDKLIQVGLSLPHEADAAIRTWASVDPNVQTAQVEVDAERFEVIRDAAEEILGDDREATVFAEWSVYLLTGYEQSTLPHDRDGLAWMFKALTDSMYNGNWAKTVALIPMPKARPHRD; from the coding sequence ATGGCAAGTGTCGCGTCACGGGAGGCGTACTTCGAGACCGGTCTCGAAGTACTGGCCGACAGCGGCTTCGGGGGGCTCAAGCTCGCGGTGGTGTGCAGCCGACTCGGCGTCACCACGGGCTCGTTCTATCACTACTTCCCAAGCTGGGGGCATTACACCCGGGAACTGATCGAGCATTGGCGTCAGGCCACCCACCGGCGGGTCGAGGGCCTGCGGGCCATCACCGATCCGCGTGCCCGGATCGACAAGCTCATCCAGGTCGGGCTGAGCCTGCCGCATGAGGCCGACGCCGCCATCCGCACCTGGGCGTCGGTGGACCCGAACGTCCAGACGGCGCAGGTCGAGGTCGACGCCGAGCGTTTCGAGGTCATCCGCGACGCCGCCGAGGAGATCCTGGGCGACGACCGGGAGGCGACGGTCTTCGCGGAGTGGTCGGTCTACCTGCTGACCGGCTACGAGCAGTCCACGCTGCCGCATGACCGCGACGGGCTGGCCTGGATGTTCAAGGCGCTCACCGACAGCATGTACAACGGCAACTGGGCCAAAACCGTGGCGCTGATTCCGATGCCGAAGGCCCGTCCGCACCGAGACTGA
- a CDS encoding PTS fructose transporter subunit IIABC, whose amino-acid sequence MTQPSPPVTTPDLVLLGVDAGADKEAVIARLAAQAAAAGRCDDPKGLAGAAAEREAKSATGLPGGIAIPHCRSPYVDVPTITFARLDPKVDFGAPDGPADLVFLIAAPDSGGAEHLKLLSSLARSLVRPDFVTSLREAATADDVVALIDSAVHPKPKPAAKPAETAQAAQAEIATPAEAKPAAVKPKRIVAITACPTGIAHTYMAADSLKLAAERAGVDFVVETQGSSGSTPIPPDVIASADAVIFATEVGVKDRGRFAGLPVIASGVKRAINEPDVMIAEAVAASDNPNAARVEGGGAAAASSSATQGSSDVGWGTRTRQILLTGVSYMIPFVAGGGLLIALGFLFAGYDIANAADGQSAQAYGMNSLGAHIAVTNTLTDLPAGGLMQYIGAVLFTVGQLSFMFLVPALAGYIAFAMADRPGIAPGFTAGAVAVFVGAGFIGGIVGGVIAGFVAKSIGRLEVPRWLRGLMPVVIIPLGASLVVGLTMFLLLGRPLAALTNALTEWLSGMSGSSVLILGVILGLMMCFDLGGPVNKAAYAFAAAGLSTTDVASMRIMAAVMAAGMVPPLAMALATAVRPKLFSEPERENGRAAWLLGASFISEGAIPFAAADPLRVIPSMMAGGAVTGALIMAFDVTSKAPHGGIFVFFAIGNLAWFIVALTAGTVVGAVAVIAAKQFLGKKSAEDAAAPVAA is encoded by the coding sequence ATGACCCAACCCAGTCCGCCGGTGACCACCCCGGACCTGGTGCTGCTCGGCGTGGACGCCGGCGCCGACAAAGAAGCCGTCATCGCCCGGCTCGCCGCCCAGGCGGCCGCGGCCGGACGCTGCGACGATCCGAAAGGTCTGGCCGGCGCCGCAGCCGAGCGCGAGGCCAAGTCGGCCACCGGGCTGCCGGGCGGCATCGCGATCCCGCACTGCCGCTCCCCGTACGTCGACGTCCCGACGATCACCTTCGCCCGGCTGGACCCCAAGGTCGACTTCGGGGCGCCCGACGGCCCGGCCGATCTGGTGTTCCTGATCGCCGCCCCGGACTCCGGCGGCGCCGAGCACCTCAAACTGCTGTCCAGCCTGGCCCGGTCGCTGGTGCGCCCGGACTTCGTCACCTCGCTGCGCGAGGCCGCCACCGCCGACGACGTGGTGGCGCTGATCGACTCCGCGGTGCACCCCAAGCCGAAGCCCGCCGCCAAGCCTGCCGAGACCGCCCAGGCCGCGCAGGCCGAGATCGCCACGCCCGCCGAGGCCAAGCCCGCCGCGGTGAAACCAAAGCGGATCGTCGCGATCACCGCCTGCCCGACAGGTATCGCGCACACCTACATGGCCGCCGACTCGCTCAAGCTCGCCGCCGAACGCGCCGGGGTCGACTTCGTGGTGGAGACCCAAGGCTCCTCGGGCAGCACCCCGATCCCGCCGGACGTGATCGCCTCGGCCGACGCCGTCATATTCGCCACCGAGGTCGGGGTGAAGGACCGCGGCCGGTTCGCCGGCCTGCCGGTCATCGCGTCCGGGGTGAAGCGGGCCATCAACGAACCCGACGTCATGATCGCCGAGGCGGTCGCCGCGTCGGACAACCCGAACGCGGCCCGGGTGGAGGGCGGCGGGGCCGCCGCGGCGTCGAGTTCGGCGACCCAGGGCTCCTCCGACGTCGGCTGGGGCACCCGCACCCGGCAGATCCTGCTCACCGGCGTGAGCTACATGATCCCGTTCGTCGCCGGCGGCGGTCTGCTGATCGCGCTCGGCTTCCTGTTCGCCGGCTACGACATCGCCAACGCCGCCGACGGCCAGTCCGCGCAGGCCTACGGAATGAACAGCCTGGGCGCGCACATCGCCGTCACCAACACCCTGACCGACCTGCCCGCCGGCGGGCTGATGCAGTACATCGGCGCGGTGCTGTTCACCGTCGGCCAGTTGTCCTTCATGTTCCTGGTGCCCGCGCTGGCCGGTTACATCGCGTTCGCGATGGCCGACCGGCCCGGCATCGCCCCCGGCTTCACCGCCGGCGCGGTGGCGGTGTTCGTCGGCGCCGGGTTCATCGGCGGCATCGTCGGCGGCGTCATCGCCGGGTTCGTGGCCAAGTCGATCGGCCGACTCGAGGTTCCGCGCTGGCTGCGCGGCCTGATGCCGGTGGTGATCATCCCGCTGGGCGCCTCCCTGGTCGTCGGGCTGACCATGTTCCTGTTGCTGGGCCGGCCGCTGGCCGCGCTGACCAACGCGCTGACCGAATGGCTGTCCGGGATGAGCGGCTCCTCGGTGCTGATCCTCGGGGTGATCCTGGGTCTGATGATGTGCTTCGACCTCGGCGGCCCGGTCAACAAGGCCGCCTACGCGTTCGCCGCCGCCGGGTTGTCCACCACCGATGTCGCCTCCATGCGGATCATGGCCGCGGTGATGGCCGCCGGCATGGTGCCGCCACTGGCGATGGCGCTGGCCACCGCGGTGCGGCCGAAGCTGTTCAGCGAGCCGGAGCGGGAGAACGGCCGGGCGGCCTGGCTGTTGGGCGCGTCGTTCATCTCCGAGGGCGCCATCCCGTTCGCCGCCGCCGATCCGCTGCGGGTGATCCCGTCGATGATGGCCGGCGGCGCGGTGACCGGCGCGCTGATCATGGCGTTCGACGTGACCTCGAAGGCCCCGCACGGCGGCATCTTCGTGTTCTTCGCGATCGGCAACCTGGCCTGGTTCATCGTCGCGCTGACCGCCGGCACCGTCGTCGGGGCCGTCGCGGTGATCGCCGCCAAACAGTTCCTCGGCAAGAAGTCCGCCGAGGACGCCGCGGCGCCGGTCGCCGCCTGA
- a CDS encoding 1-phosphofructokinase family hexose kinase: MILTVTPNPSIDRTITLAAPLVRGAVQRVRSTSAEPGGKGVNVARALSLAGVPTLALLPADADDPFLALLAGAAVDHAAVPGPGAVRTNLTITEDDGTTTKLNEPGANRDASDVAALTDAVAARAAAADWVVLSGSLPPGMPVDWYAQVVALLSGLDCRVAVDTSDAPLDALAAGFGVAAPDLIKPNSEELAGLVGASAEQLEYAVAQGDPAPVVAAAARLIDRGVRAVLATLGAAGAVLVDADGAWLATPPPITPRSTVGAGDSSLAGYLRADVAGADAAGRIAMAVGYGSAAASLPGSALPGPELVDAAAVAVRSI, encoded by the coding sequence ATGATCCTGACCGTCACCCCGAACCCGAGTATCGACCGCACCATCACGCTGGCGGCGCCGCTGGTCCGCGGCGCGGTGCAGCGGGTGCGATCCACCTCCGCCGAACCCGGCGGCAAGGGCGTGAACGTGGCCCGGGCGTTGAGCCTGGCGGGTGTGCCGACGCTGGCGCTGCTGCCCGCCGACGCCGACGACCCGTTCCTGGCGCTGCTGGCCGGCGCCGCGGTGGACCACGCGGCCGTGCCCGGTCCCGGTGCGGTGCGCACCAACCTGACGATCACCGAGGACGACGGCACCACCACCAAGTTGAACGAGCCGGGCGCCAACCGCGACGCCTCCGACGTGGCCGCGCTGACCGACGCGGTGGCGGCTCGAGCGGCCGCCGCGGACTGGGTGGTGCTGTCCGGGTCACTGCCGCCGGGCATGCCGGTGGATTGGTACGCGCAGGTGGTGGCGCTGTTGTCCGGACTGGACTGCCGAGTCGCGGTGGACACCTCCGACGCCCCGCTGGACGCGCTGGCCGCCGGGTTCGGCGTCGCCGCGCCGGACCTGATCAAACCCAACTCCGAGGAACTCGCCGGCCTGGTCGGCGCCTCCGCCGAACAGTTGGAATACGCCGTCGCCCAGGGCGATCCGGCCCCGGTGGTGGCCGCGGCGGCCCGGCTGATCGACCGCGGGGTGCGCGCTGTGCTGGCCACCCTCGGCGCCGCGGGCGCGGTGCTGGTCGACGCCGACGGGGCGTGGCTGGCGACGCCGCCGCCGATCACCCCGCGCAGCACCGTCGGCGCCGGCGACTCGTCGCTGGCCGGCTACCTGCGCGCCGACGTCGCCGGGGCCGATGCGGCCGGCCGGATCGCAATGGCCGTCGGATACGGCAGCGCCGCCGCGTCGCTGCCCGGCTCCGCGCTGCCCGGACCCGAACTCGTCGACGCCGCCGCGGTCGCTGTCCGCTCGATCTGA
- a CDS encoding phosphoenolpyruvate--protein phosphotransferase, giving the protein MTTSAPPVSLSGVPVVGGVRYAPVIRPGRAPALDLAGLPEVPEDARAAEAVRFDAAAAAVADRLRDRAAHATGVAAEVLAATAQLAQDKAWLAAARKRIAVGDPAERATHQAVAQFADLFTKMGGLMAERVTDLQDIRDRVTAELRGLPEPGVPVPSTPSILCAEDLAPADTAGLDPALVVGLATTLGGPTSHTAIIARQLGIPCVVAIAGLDDIAAGALVLIDGTRGTLLVDPDPAQAAAEVARADEAAAATAGWSGPGVTADGRRVEVLANVQDGAAARLAAETPAEGVGLFRTELCFLNRETEPSVQEQAQIYGEVLAAFPGRKVVIRTLDAGSDKPLKFAGHPDEANPALGVRGIRIAFGNPGLLERQLAGIAQAARDTGSAPWVMAPMIATPAEARDFAEQARAHGLKPGVMIEIPAAALLAGRVLEHVDFLSIGTNDLAQYTMAADRMSAELAALTDPWQPGVLTLVAATAAAGAAAGKPVGVCGEAAADPLLACVLTGMGVTSLSCASAAVRAVGARLSTVTLAQCREAADAVLGVASATEAREAASAVLLG; this is encoded by the coding sequence ATGACCACCTCTGCGCCGCCTGTGTCACTGTCCGGGGTTCCCGTCGTCGGAGGCGTGCGATACGCGCCCGTCATCCGGCCCGGCCGGGCGCCGGCGCTGGACCTGGCCGGCCTGCCCGAGGTCCCCGAAGACGCCCGCGCCGCCGAGGCGGTCCGGTTCGACGCGGCCGCCGCCGCGGTCGCCGACCGGCTGCGGGACCGGGCCGCGCACGCCACCGGAGTGGCCGCCGAGGTGCTGGCCGCCACCGCGCAGCTGGCGCAGGACAAGGCCTGGCTGGCGGCGGCGCGCAAACGCATCGCCGTCGGGGACCCGGCCGAGCGGGCCACCCACCAGGCCGTCGCCCAGTTCGCCGACCTGTTCACCAAGATGGGCGGCCTGATGGCCGAACGCGTCACCGACCTGCAGGACATCCGCGACCGGGTCACCGCCGAGCTGCGCGGTCTGCCCGAACCGGGCGTCCCGGTCCCCTCGACTCCGTCCATCCTGTGCGCCGAGGACCTGGCCCCCGCCGACACCGCCGGGCTGGACCCGGCGCTGGTCGTCGGCCTGGCCACCACGCTCGGCGGGCCGACCAGTCACACCGCGATCATCGCGCGCCAGCTGGGCATCCCGTGCGTGGTCGCCATCGCCGGGCTCGACGACATCGCCGCCGGTGCCCTGGTGCTGATCGACGGCACCCGCGGCACGCTGCTCGTCGACCCCGATCCGGCGCAGGCTGCGGCCGAAGTGGCCCGGGCCGACGAGGCCGCGGCGGCCACCGCCGGCTGGAGCGGGCCGGGCGTCACCGCCGACGGGCGCCGGGTCGAGGTGCTGGCCAATGTGCAGGACGGCGCCGCCGCCCGGCTGGCCGCCGAAACCCCGGCCGAGGGGGTCGGCCTGTTCCGCACCGAGCTGTGCTTCCTGAACCGGGAGACCGAGCCGTCGGTGCAGGAGCAGGCGCAGATCTACGGCGAGGTGCTGGCCGCGTTCCCCGGCCGCAAGGTGGTCATCCGGACGCTGGACGCCGGCTCGGACAAGCCGCTGAAGTTCGCCGGCCACCCCGACGAGGCGAATCCGGCGCTAGGCGTGCGGGGCATCCGCATCGCGTTCGGCAACCCGGGTCTGCTGGAGCGCCAGCTGGCCGGCATCGCCCAGGCCGCCCGCGACACCGGCTCCGCGCCCTGGGTGATGGCCCCGATGATCGCCACCCCCGCCGAGGCGCGGGATTTCGCCGAGCAGGCTCGCGCGCACGGTCTCAAGCCCGGGGTGATGATCGAGATCCCGGCCGCGGCGCTGCTGGCCGGCCGGGTGCTCGAACATGTGGACTTCCTGTCCATCGGCACCAACGACCTGGCCCAGTACACGATGGCCGCGGACCGGATGTCGGCCGAACTGGCCGCGCTCACCGACCCGTGGCAGCCCGGCGTGCTGACCCTGGTTGCCGCCACCGCGGCGGCCGGCGCCGCGGCGGGCAAGCCGGTCGGAGTGTGCGGTGAGGCCGCCGCCGATCCGCTGCTGGCCTGCGTGCTGACCGGGATGGGCGTCACCTCGCTGTCCTGCGCCTCGGCCGCCGTCCGCGCGGTCGGCGCCCGGCTGTCGACGGTGACCCTGGCGCAGTGCCGGGAAGCCGCCGACGCGGTGCTCGGGGTGGCCAGCGCGACCGAGGCGCGCGAGGCCGCCTCGGCCGTGCTGTTGGGGTAG